TTTTTGTACAGAGCTAATTAGTCTCTACTCTTTGCCAGACAGGGTCTTCCCTCTGAGCACAGCCAGTTTTAATTGGCTTTGGTATCACTTAGCAATATTTGTTCCCCTAGGGCTCTGATTAGCTCTATGTATGCACATTGACAAAGTTCCCTTTTTAATTGCCCTCTTTAGGGTTCGTGTTTACTTCCTTTCAGTggtgtttcagttcttttttccttGGTTGCTGGGGAGTAGAATTTAATGGCCACCAAAGGAAATTAAGCCTCTGTTTAGGAGCTCCTTTTTTCATTTGCATCCTTCAACAAGCTAAAATTTGAGACAAATTTATCTTTAATCCACTTGTACCAAAACTATTTGATTTCTGTAGCTTTGCATCCCTCTCAAAATACGTTTTCTTTCTAGAATCTCAGCTCTCCTTTGGTGTAAAGAGACTATTTTGCTTGTCAGGCTGAATTATCCTTTATTGTTCTCTAATCCTGAATGATAATAGCATTAAGCATTGATTAACATATTGAATTGAGATAAAGCAAGATAGTGTGTATTGAAGTACTACTGGCAGTATTGCCCTGTGAGCACAGGAAATAGCCCCAAATCTTTTAAGACTTTGGAAAGTAACACAAATTGTTaaccctacattttttttttttagccctgtATTTTTAATAGTGAGTTTAGTTAAAATTTGGCCTTTTAAATCTACAGAATGGGTGTGTCTGTTGCAACAGTTAATAAATTCAATGAACATTTATGACTATAAAATAGTTTATTCCCTTCTATTGGTTCTTTTTCAGTGATGAACCAGTGGCGGATATTGAAGGCCATACAGTGCGTGTGGCCCGTGTAATGTGGCATCCATCGGGGCGTTTCTTGGGCACCACCTGGTGAGCCATCCTCTTACTGTTCTATCCATACAGACCTGTGGCATCCTGTTAACCTTCACGACTAACTGCCAAGGAAATTTTCAGACCAGAGATCTTCAAGTAGGATTTTCTTGGGCTGCAATGAATCAGAATTAAAGAGTATAGGATAAAGTTTGGGCCAAGTATATTTGCTTTTAAACTTCAGTTAATCTGAAATTTCAGTAATTGCCAGAAAACTAGAATTTTcactgttctctttcttgatcAGTCCtagtggtgtttttgtttttgtttttttttctactgcaCATTGTATTGAAATCTCTTTGCTTACAAGTTGGTCTCCctttctggggcatctggctggctcagtagaccatgcagctcttgatcttggggttttaagttcaaggcccacattgggtgtagagattacttgaaaataaaatcttaaaaaaaaaaaaaaattaggggtgcctgggcggctcagtgggtcaaagcttCTATcttcggctcgggccatgattccagggtcctgggatcgagccccgcatcgggctctctgctcagcggggagcctgcttcctcctctctctctgcctgcctctcggcctacttgtgatctgtatctgtcaaataaataaatcctttttgcttttttttctttttttttttttttaattaaattttctccctttctggttcTGCAAGCTCGTTAAGGACAGAATCtgttaagtactttttttttggtaaaagattttattgatttgagagagcgagcatgagcaagcggagaggcagagagagagcaagaagcagactccctgctgagtagggagttggacatggggctccatcccaggactctgggatcatgacctgagcttaaggcagatgcttaactgactgaaccacccaggcgccccaaagaatttttttttttttaagattttatttatttatttgggagagagagaaggggagagggagaagctgacttctactgagcagggagtcccatgcagggtcccatcccaggactccaggatcatgatctgagccaaaggcagacacaactgactgagccacccaggcacctgagaatcttttttcttttaaagattgtatttgtttgagagagaacacaggtgtgggaaggagcagagggggagggacaagaggacttcctgctgagtgcagagcccaatttggacctgatctcaagatcctgaaatcatcacctgagcagaaaccaagagtcagatgcttaactgagccacccaggcactgtgtTAATGAACTAGTTAACTGAGATACAATTTACATGCAGTGGAATAGATTcattttcagtgtacagttcaAATGCATATGCTCAGGTAACCCATATCCCTGTCAACGGACTATTTCCATCACCCTGGAAAGTTCCCTCATGCCCCTTTGCAGGGGACTCCCCCTTCTAAAGCAACCACTATTACAGTTTCTATTAATGTAAATTAATTTGGTCTGTTCATACTCTGTGAACTTGTTTGTGCCtaacttcttttgcttagcataatgtttttaagattcatttcagggcacctgggtggctcagttgagcatctggctcttcctttcggctcagttcatgatcccagggtcatgagattgagccccacatcaggctctgtgctggacatggaacctgcttgagattctctctctctctctcagaaaaagggggggggtcaTTTATGTCACGTGTATCAGTAGTTCCTTTTTTTAGCTGAGGAGTGTTCAGTTGTGTGGCTCTGCCACAGTTCATCCATTCTCCTGTGATGGATGTTTGGGACGTTTCCAGGTTTGGGTCACTCAGAATAAAGGTGCCGTAAATACTCTTGTGCAATGTTTTTGGCAGACATGtgtttctttactttctcttGAATGAATAACCAGGGATGTGGTAGCTAGGTCATAGAGTTgctgtatgtttaacttttttaaaactcCCAGCTGGTTTTTCAAATTGGTTGTGAATTTCACATTCCCAGAATTCTGCTTGCTCCACATCCATGCCAGCATTTCGTGTTGGCAGTTTTACCATTTTTGCTGTTCTGTCAAGTGCATAGTGAaatttcatggttttaatttttattactcttATGACTCCTGGTATTGGGTATTTTATCAtctgcttattgaccatttgtaaaCGCTCCTCTGTGCAGTGTCCAGATgctttacctatttttttaattgaggggttttttttttttctttatttttacacaCAGTTCTACCACCACGTATTGGTTTATTGAGGTGTagtttttggtttggggttttttaagttgtgagtgttttgttttgttttaaagttttgttctatttaaggggttcctgagtggctcattcagttgagcatccgactcttgatttcggttcaagtcatgagctcagggttgtgagattgagccccatatcgggctctatgctcagcatagagtctgcttaagattctctccctgggcccctgggccatgcagttggttgaacgtctgactcttgattttgacttgtttttgtttttaaagattttatttatttattagagagagagagggcacaagcagggggcagtggcatagggagaggaagaagcaggcgcTCCTCTAAGCAAGgaacccaacgcggggctcaatcccaggactctgggtcacgacccgagctaaaggcagatgcttaatcacctgagccgcccaggcgccccgactcttggttttggctcaggttgtgaacttcgggttgtgggattgagccccgagtcaggctcagcatggagtctgctggagtttctctctcgctttccctctccctctcttgtgCGCGCATGGCATGCGtgcattctgtctctctcactctctctctaaaacttaaaaaaaaaaagattctctcccactccctcatactttatctctttaaataaataagtaaataaataaataaaaagtaagttttatttatttaagtaatctctacacccaacatggagctccaaCTCACAACCGTGAGGTGAGTCGCGTGCTCcatcagctgagccagccaggcgcccctctaccaccagttattgaagagactttgTTTTCCTGTTGAAATTGCTTTAGTGACCTCTTTAAATGACCCACACTAAGTGACCCACAAAAGAAATGTGTGGGTCTCTTCCTGTACTCTCTcatctgttgcattgatctatttCCTTATGGCTGATTTTTGTATCCCCAACATCCAGTTTAAGGCCCCAAAAATACTCCGTGAGTGAAAAGACTTAACAGTGGAATTGAGAAAGATGGCAGCAGTCTCTGCTGGGCCATTCTTAGggaattatattcttaaaatagcCACTGAAATAAATTTGTAGGAAGTCCATGGTTTCCCAGGTAGCACTCAAGACAGATATGCTTAGTTGCTGAGGTATTTTTTTAtgccagaaaataattttttgttaatatGGATGTATGAATAgtaaagagagcaagcacaagcagggggagcagcagagggagaggtagaagcaggctcccctcggagcagagagcctgacactgggatcgtaacctgagctgaaggcatatgcttaaccggctgagccacccaggtgcctcatcaGAAGCATAATTGAAGCTATAGGTGTTTGTAGTACTTTACACATTGTAGAAACTGAATATTTGCCTGTTCAttgttggtttgatttttttgtagCTATGACCGCTCATGGCGCTTATGGGATTTGGAGGCTCAAGAAGAGATCCTGCATCAGGAAGGCCACAGCATGGGCGTGTATGACATTGCCTTCCATCAAGATGGCTCTTTGGCTGGCACTGGGTAAGCCTTCTTCCTGCTAGCCGGGGGCAGCACAGTAGTTCACCTGTTATGTATCCCAGCTTCCACAGAGAAATGGATTCAAAATACTCACTTACACATTATTTTGTCAGGGGACTGGATGCATTTGGTCGTGTTTGGGACCTGCGCACGGGACGGTGTATCATGTTCTTAGAAGGCCACCTGAAGGAAATCTATGGAATCAATTTCTCCCCCAATGGGTAAAATAAACTCATTGATTGAGGGGCGGGAAAGTTTACTGGTCAGAATGTACCTTTGTTTCTAACTTGGACACTACGTCTGATCCGTAGCTACCACATTGCAACCGGCAGTGGTGACAACACGTGCAAAGTGTGGGACCTTCGACAGCGGCGTTGTGTCTATACCATCCCTGCCCATCAGAACTTAGTGACTGGTGTCAAGTTTGAGCGTAAGCTTTCCTCCTGTTTTGCCTAATCACAGGACAGACAGATTGTACTGCCGTGGAATGCAGGCCATGCTTTAGCTTAACTTGCATGCAGAGTAAGAATTTGGCCTCTGTTGAAAAAGGAGCACATTATAAGTTCCTTCCCTCTGTCACATTTTTGGACAGCTGTGGCACAGCATGCTTCCTGTTTTGGGAAGTAAAGAAGATTTCCATAAATGCtttgagtcatttttttccctgaaagttATAAGCAGTGAATCCTTAATGTTATTCTGAAAAGATTGTCAGGGAAAGAGCCAGAGGACCTTAATAATGTTACTAATTTTCTAAGTCTGTAGTCCTTTTTCCCTGGAGGCTTCATAGGAATGTAGATGAGAATATCGGGCTTTTCCAAATGGGGAAATACTTGATACTTGAATTCCTCAAGCAgctccccttcttttctcttaaagCTATCCATGGGAATTTCTTGCTCACTGGTGCTTACGATAATACCGCCAAGATCTGGACCCACCCAGGCTGGTCCCCACTGAAGACTCTGGCTGGCCATGAAGGCAAAGTGATGGGCCTAGATATTTCTTCTGATGGGCAGCTCATAGCCACTTGCTCATATGACAGGACCTTCAAGCTCTGGATGGCTGAATAGGCAAGACCATGGACAAAGGACTAACTTCAAGCTCTTCCTCAAGAGCcattttcataaaagaaaggaattaatttGTTTCGTTCCATCATGTTTTTTGCCAATTGCCATGTATAGGCCCTCAAAAGAATTGGATTTCCAGGTCAGCCTCCACTCCAGGTAGGCAGCCCAATCTGGGTGTTGATGAACCCCTTTCgtagttgaaatttttattttcatcttcaagCCCTGCCACAGACTGTGTAGACATTGTGgttattaatctttttttgaaTGCCCTATTGCCTCCTTCATAGCTAGCACTCAGGATTGTGACTggctcctttttttaattttgaaacttgGCTTTCCATTACATGATACATGCTTCAGGACTACATGTGACCCGCAGAGCAAGGTGGCTGAACTATAGTCTGGAAGCCCTCAAGTAAAGGGCACTCCTCGCTACACACTGGTTAACTCTGCCTTGACAGAGTGGAAACCTTTCCTCTGCCTTGAGAAGAGGAGATAAAGAGGTGGACCACAGCTGTGCTCAGGGTGATGGAGTAAAGAAGATTTTACCTCTTCCTGTTGAGTTTGCTTGGAATGCATCAGGAAGTTCAGAACTGAACATTTGCCCTGTTCGGAAATGTCTTTCGTTTTGCTTTGAAGTTTGGCAACCTTTGTTACCCAAAGCTAGGCCATTGTGTCAAGAGGCAATGGAATTTCTAGAAAGCAAACATGAAGTCTCTGTTGTGCCACCTCCTTTGTATTGGTTATTCAGAGGATGTACCTTTCGTGCCAGGGTAACTGGGAAAAATCCCAAAGGGGTATTCCTcaacatcaacttttttttttttattatgcacTTACTACAGAGTAAAATCCTATTATAAAAATGTCCTTTAAAGACTTATTTCATATAGTTAGGCATTTTCTGAATCCCAGCCATTGGTCCATAGAggttccccctttttttttgattTGAGGTATAACAGATGCTATCAAATATGGCttattcctgtttttctcttcttaataagCACTCTGCTAATATTTATACTACCTTGTAGGCCTATTAGCAAACTGGGTCTAGGCTTTGCAATTCGTACTCATTGGCTGTGCAGCAGTCACCTTCACCTCTTCCCACCCCAAATACACAACTGCTGAACACAAAGTACGCAGTAAATTCTGACAGAAATGCaggaatttggaagaagaaaggaTTGCATGTAGAGAAATGGAGTAGGGTTTATATGATGGCTTTTTTTGAATGTTCAAAACACTTCATTTGCTGTCCAGAGAGGCTGACGGTGGCTTAGTCTAACTCTATCCTGCAAACTATGAATGTGTGATAGGATAGCTAAATAATCTCTTTTGTCTAATTTTAATTATTGCCAAATAGTTGGCTATTTTGGGTCCTGGTTAAGCTTCTGAATTATGGCCTCTGCCCTCTGTTGAGCATTTAGCACTTCGCTATTGTTTAAGTATTAGTGGGTTCTATTTTCTCCATAGTTggccatgaaaaataatttttcattattgacTTTTATAGGATGTATAAAGTAATAATGAACATTAGTGTATTACCATGTAGTCTGGATATAGTGTATTAACAAAGGTTTTTAGATTTTCAAGTTTAAATTTTACTATTCCAttaaactttttgttgttgttgttccaagAAGTTTATAGAGATAGCAATCAGGTGAACACATTTCATGTAAACCTTTGGCAAAACCATTCCCTTGTGGAATATACAGTACTTCATTGTAAGGAGGCAGTTAGCTGAGCAGCATAAACCAAATGTAGCATTTCATAATGGGAGAATCAGAGCCACCACTTAAAAGGATACTTCCCGCCTAAAGACTGTGCCAGGTATGTTAGACTCCTCGTTTAATTCTCCCAATCTTCTGAGTTAAGGTATATTCCCTTTTTACAGAcaaaattgaagctcagagaagttaagtaacttgttcaggTTTACCCTGTCAGTGAGTGGTAGAGCCTGGTGTGTCTGTGAACTTAGGAATAGATTTCATAGAGCTTTATTGAGTATGTTGGTAGCACTGGCCAGACAGAATGACCAGTCCAACCAACATGGCCTGTTTCCTATACAGTGCCAGAACTTTTTAGCCCTTCTATCTGTGACACCTCCCTTGTGATGAGTCACAGCATCTTAGTCTGACTTCATGCCAAAGGGAGTCATGGGATTTCACCACCTCTACCTCATGAACTAATAAGGCACCTGTTGTGTTACTCAGCAGGAAACTGTTTGCATCTTGGGATAGATGTTTTGTTGTGTGGAACTGTCTTAGGCATTGCAGCATGTCTCAGCGTCCCTGGCCTGTGGAGTAATAAAAGCCAGAAGCACAACCACCTCCCTTCATTGGAATACTAGAGATGCTTCCAGACTTTTCTGCATGCCCCAAGGTTACAACTACTGAAGGTGAAAATGGAAGACACCCTGCTGTTGAGTATATCCTCCCCTACCCCAAAAAACTCAAACCTGTATCTTTCCTTACTTGCCTGGTATATTAGCCACTCCAAGAACCACTCCCCAATTCTGCTTTGACTAGAGGCCTCCACCACTTAACTGGCTGATGAGCTGGAACAAGACAGCTAAACCTGTGGAGCCTCGGTTTCACCCGTAGAATAGGGACGAAGCTTCCTTAGCCCAGAGCAGTAAGCTCAAGGGTAGAGGCAAGTGTTCCTTCCTGAGCATCCCCTGTCCCCTagttcctctccctttcctcatgGCTCAGAAAACATGGGCAGATCATTGCCTAATTTACTTGCCATGAGGTTAAGGAACAAGGATCTATAAAGAAATGAAGTCAGCAGGGAGAGGTTGAGTCCCAGCTCCAGTATAATTATCTTTGATGGCACAAATGGAGAGGTAGATGTCAGTCCCCTGGCAGGATACATAGGTGGCATTCCAGTTTTGTAAAGGAGAATTTTCTTCACGTTGGTTTTTAACACCATTTGGTCCTATTAAACGTGAAATACAGGTCTTGGCTATTTTGGAATATCTTGTACATTAAGATccctcaaggggcgcctgggtggctcagtgggttaagccgctgccttcggctcaggtcatgatctcagggtcctgggatcgagccccgcatcgggctctctgctcagcagggagcctgcttcctcctctctctctgcctgcctctctgcctgcttgtgatctctctctgtcaaataaataaataaataaaatcttaaaaaaaaaaaaaaaaagatccctcaAGACTTTATAGAAGATAGTTCCATTAAGCACAAAATTTTTAGAACAAATAAAACCGACTCAGTTTCTGACCTCTGAAAGTTTATTCTGCAAATCAAGATCTTTTCATAATTGTGATGGTGTTTTAACCACTTTGAGACTGTTCCAGAGCCGTGGGCTACACGGCAGTATTAAAactggggaagcagcagggggTTTATACACTGCAGAGGTAACACCTTATAGCCAGACAGCCAAAGCATCTAGTTTGCCTTGGTTCTGAGATCCTGTCATGTAAAATGAAGACCAGGGTCCCCTGTCTGCTTGGCCTGGCATAGAAGCTAAGGCTGTTCCTCTGTCCAGGGCTTCTCGGCTTTACCTCTCAAGGTCAGAATTCCATtggctggaggaggggagtgggCTCTACCCAACATCCAGGTTAAATCGGAGCCTCTGCACCTAACAGGAGAAATAAACACCTTTTCTCCAAATCCCAGATTTCTTTTGACCCACTGACCtggtttcttttcatctttaaactTTTATACTCTAAACACTCCATAAAGCACATACTGACAGGTTGTCTGGTTCAAGAAGCCACTGAGTGAACATGCCCTCCTTGGTGGTAAAGGCTGTCTGTCACCCATGGATAATCCCACCCGTTGCATCCCTTAGTTCTGACACAGATGGGCCAAGTAAGTGGTGGTTGAATGAGTAAGTGCGTGAATTCGTGAGTCCACACTATTTTTTCCTGGGACTGGTGGCAAGACTtccaaagagaaaactgaaagaagGCATACACACTTGCTCACAGAATTGAAGCTCACTTTGCAAAATCTTAGCAACACAATAAAAGGAGCAACTCAAACATGAACTGAGTCCGAAGCAACTCCATTGAGAAATGCAACTTTCTCTCTGGGCTAGTCGGGCTCCTGGATACCGTGGTCCAGCCTTTTGGCACAACTTGCTCCGTAGCCCTGTAATCACagatctgcttctctgcccttgGCCCCATGGCTCACACCCAGAGGTCTCTTCACATCTTTTCCCAGCCTTTTAGCTTTCAGAGGTTCTAATCATAGTTAGGAATCTGTTTCCAGAAGCAAACATATGGACTGATACGTTGTAAAAATTAGCAGTACTACGAAGGAAGACAACCCCAAATGAGGCTGTGCAGTCCCCGTCCCCAGCAGTAGTCAAGAAGGGCTTAGATccagggctcttgggtggctcagttgggtaagtgtgtgactcttgctaactcaggtcttgatcttggggtcgtgagttcaggccccatgttgggctccacgctgggcatggagcctacttaataagaatttggggggaaaaattgtttttaaaggctTGGTTCCTTGTCCAGAAACAGCACTCACCCCACACCCCAGAGGAATTGCCTGGTCCAAAAGATGGAGAAGATGAGCAACAAAGTGACACTGAGGATAACAGCCATCAGGTAAGCAAAGATCCGGAACTGAGGGTTGCGGAAACACTCCCTCAGAGAGTAGCGGCTAGGGATGGGAATGGGCAGAGACCTGGTGGTAGCACCCATGTCTGGGGGCGGCCCTGTTTGGCTCCCAGGCTCAGGGCCTAGATCAAGTGTGTAGACCCGGGGCTGGCGCAGGAAGTAGCGGCTCTTGGGCTGGTCCTTGAGACAGAGCTGGTGGCCTTCCAGGATGACATGATGGGGCTCCAGGCGAAGAAGGGTGAGCACAGCAGTGTCCGTGGGCAAGTCAGTGACCGGCTGCCCAGAAGCCAGCACAGTGGGCTGGCGACAGAGCGGACACAGCAGCCGCCGTCGGGCTGGGGTCACCAGGCTGAGGTGGGCCAGGCACTCCACACAGAAGGAGTGACAACAGTCCAGCACTTTGGGGGTATGGAATGTGTTGTTGAAGGGGTTCCAGCAGACAGGGCACTCGggctcctggccctgcccctctgccATCCTCAGATGAGACGCTGGGAGGCCTGGCAGGAATGTCCtggcagaaagggaaaaggagcaAAGGGATACCTGTTGAGTTCCATCCTTGCGCTTGGTCCCAGACTAAGTGTTCTGTGCCTTGTTGAAACATACCGTCAcccacatttcacagatgaaaaacttAGATTCAAAAGATGCACCGGCTTGTTCCAGAGCACCCATTTCCTAAGCTGTAAAGTCTGGTGCTCAGGCAACATGCCCCCCCAATCAGGGAAAAGGCCTGAGTCACCCCACCATTAGTGAATTGCCACTGGAAGGGACTGCACCCCCACTTGGGAAGTGGAAAAAAGTGCTCCTCTCTCCATGTGACTGCCCTTGACTTCTCAGACtccaaggagagggaggggagcccGTCAGTGGTTTGTGTTATAAGACAAATACTTCCTTCCCTGCTGCCTCAAGTCCCTGAGTAATGCAGAGATGGCCTTTGTGAATTCCCTGATCTGTCCCTCCCCTGGGGACAAACGCCAagccctctttccctcctcccactggGCTACAGGGCCAACCCTCCAGAGCCCATATGCCCAGTTTTTGTGCAGGGCCACCGCATTGGCCTGGCAGGGGTACCCTGCCAAAGCTTTTCCCCTTGAACTGGAAGCTTAGGCTCCCTTGCCCAGGTCCTCTGATCAGCCCTTCCAGAACCTCCTAATACCTGGCCTCCCCtggctcttcctccctccctctgttccctaAAACCCCAGGGCACTCACCTAGGCTTCCTTGGTACTAGGGTGGTCAGGCAGACTACCTGAAGGACCCGAGGCTCCAGTCTTTCCCTCTCCTGAATCCACACCGCTTTGGGAGACTGCCTTCTCTCCACCAGCCACCAACCCGGGGCCCGTCTCCATGGCAGCACACACGCAGCACCTGGAGGTGCCAGGTGGCCGGGGCTGCAGCCTCTTGAGCGCAACTGCCTATGGCACAGGCCACAAAGCTGCCTgggtggcaggggcagggaggtgggggagcagggttCCCCCAGGGTGTGGCGAACAACCAACCGTGGAAGCCAAACATCTGCAAGCTTGTGGGTGGTCTCTTCAAGACCTTGAAGGTCTCCATGGCCTGGGAAGGTAGGGGTGGCAATTTCCTTTTTCTAGATTGTGGAGAGGGTAAGTGAGCCTCTGGGCTCTCCTGGGCcctcatttcttttctaaaatggctAAAACCTCCTCACACAGAGGCTGCCCACCCTGCACTTGGGTGGCTGTGAACTTGATGGCTACACAGCCTAAAATCTCTGTACCTCAGATTCAgcaaatttgtttatttctaagtaacatctacacccaacgtggggctcaaacttttgacccagagatcaagaggtGCATGGTCCTCCGACTGATCCAGCCAGGTACCCAACCTTTCTGATAATTTAATGTGCCCAAGTTGCTGTAACCACAGCAATCTTGCTGCCATCTTTGTTCTTAGAACACAGCCTGGCAGGCAGTGACCACTGAGGTCTTAGAGTCCGAAGGCTGGCCATCTCACCACCCTTGGGGACTTAAAAGAGGGAGTCAGGAAGGAGGAGAGTTCCAGCCCCACTTCCCCATTTCACCCAGAAACACCTAGCTTTTCTCCTATCAATCACTTGAATAAGTTGAAAAGTTGAGCTGCCGAGGGGGGACAAAAAAAAGTCGAAAAATCACTTCTCCATCCTAACCACTCACATTGCAGATGGGAGCCAAGAAGTGACTCTCACCCAAGGTCCCCCAGCTAGGCTGCTGGATGTGTGCTAATCACCACGCACTAAGTGTTTGCACCTATCAGGAGATTCCCGGAGCCGTGAGTCTCTCGTAGGAATCCAGGAAGCGTgcagggagtttgggggaaccaagtCTCCCTGGTGCTCCTCCTAGGGCGCCATCCACCCTGACTCAGTTGAAACCTGAAGCAAAACCTGCTGACACTCTCCTGCCCGCCCATGGCTTCCTGATTTTCTTCTAGACTTCTGCCACTGTT
This DNA window, taken from Lutra lutra chromosome 13, mLutLut1.2, whole genome shotgun sequence, encodes the following:
- the RNF183 gene encoding LOW QUALITY PROTEIN: E3 ubiquitin-protein ligase RNF183 (The sequence of the model RefSeq protein was modified relative to this genomic sequence to represent the inferred CDS: inserted 1 base in 1 codon) — encoded protein: MRAQESPEAHLPSPQSRKRKLPPLPSQAMETFKVLKRPPTSLQMFGFHGWLFATPWGNPAPPPPCPCHPGSFVACAIGSCAQEAAAPATWHLQVLRVCCHGDGPXGWWLVERRQSPKAVWIQERERLEPRVLQVVCLTTLVPRKPRTFLPGLPASHLRMAEGQGQEPECPVCWNPFNNTFHTPKVLDCCHSFCVECLAHLSLVTPARRRLLCPLCRQPTVLASGQPVTDLPTDTAVLTLLRLEPHHVILEGHQLCLKDQPKSRYFLRQPRVYTLDLGPEPGSQTGPPPDMGATTRSLPIPIPSRYSLRECFRNPQFRIFAYLMAVILSVTLLLIFSIFWTRQFLWGVG